The region AATTAAGCAGGCATTCGTTGTAAGTTGTTCAACCTGTCgtttcagggggaggggggtatacaGTTCAACTTTATGGACGTGTTGCCTGTTCGAGCAATTCACAACAACTTGTAAGAACAGTTCAAGCCAGGGTACACGTCAACGGAGAACATTTGAAAACGTTACTGCACACATGAAAACAAGGGGTGAATACTAGCAAATGTAAGTTCGAAGCAGATATGTAcgcgtcgtgttagcctgaTGCACGTCATGTTATCCAGAGGCGCGTCGTGTTATCCTGAGGCGCGTTgtgtgacgtaaagccggcggccccgtgtatgaggcagcttcgggcgtaagtctcaagcgtcaaacgtcggcacgtaaaagaacccaacacacttatctcgaagagtaggggtgacccggcgtgcttggccaaaaacgcgagacgtggcgaagccgcattgcactaccactaacgatatgtacttgaaaaaaagcattatgcttcacctcaatttaggatgactgctttacttacttTTTACGAGATAACAAGATGGCGATGTTAGTTGGCCCTGATGTCTTTTTCTCGTTGCTAAGGCCTGAATAAATGCAAATGAACTTCAGAATAAGTACCTCTTGTCGATAACAATGACATTATCTCTGGTACTTTTTACATcttctttgtatcttttgaatttAGTGCAGGGATGATACTTTTCTCAATGGTtattgcaccccccccccccgtgtttGCCGCTATTAAACGCTCTATATGCTATGAGGCTTAAAACATTAATTGAGTGGTGCATCACATCACAGTTCGGCGGGTGCAACCAAATATTTGGAGGGGTGACCAGAGACGATGAGATGCATTTGTCACCTCGTTTCTCTTGGTCGATATCAATTTCCAACGTAAAACAGGGAAAAGCAGGATTATGTGCCAGCGTTTCTTTGAAATACACCCAAATTATCTAGTTAATGTCCATAACAAAAACTACTTTACAAACGAATGGACTACACCACTTGAGAATGCGTCTTTgcgtgttggtgtgtgtgtgtgtgtgtgtgtgtgtgtgtatgtgtgtgtatgtatgtgtgtgtatgtgtgcgtctgtttatgtgtgtttgtttgtgtgtgtgtttctgtgaatgtgtgtgtttctgtgtatgtctgtgtgtacgtgtgtgtacgtgtgtgtgtgtgtgtgtgtgtacgtgtgtgtgtgtgtgtgtgtgcgcgtgtgcttGTGTCGCTGCATACACGTTTGTGTATGAGTGTGCGTtcgtctttgtgtgtgtgtttatgtgggtctgtgtgtgtgtgtgcgtgtttgtgcgtttgtgtttTTGGCTGTGCttgcatgtttgtgtattgTTTCCGTTCGTCCTTTTGTTTGTGTTCGTGGGTGTTTGTATACGTACTACAGTgcgtgtgttttgtgtttttctttttgagGGGACCAAAACCTGAGCTACCTGCCTGCCTACAATTCGTAAATTGTTTGCTTCTGATTAACGTCTTTAATGAGTTCTGCAATTTGCTATTATATTAGCTAGCCAGAGAAGATGCTACTTGTTGACCTTCTAAGGCGGATTGGGCTCTAGGCTGCAGTGACATTGTGGATTGctagtatgtgtatgtatgaatgtatgtagaTGGCCactagcataactcaagaaggcctggatggattgtattgatatttgttatatgggtaggtcttgatattTGTTACACGTATATAGCGTACGAGATATAATGTGATTAAGACATCACTCAAAGTATCGTTTTTATCATGCATAGCCACAGGTCCTCCGGTATGAgtgatgaggaaaattgtcgtATGAAGCCTAAAGTCACCTTGCGCTTTAGACGTGGTCGGAGGACCTGGCATCAAATGTACATTATGCATGCATTTCTTTTTTAGGCTGACGTCATACCTTTTCCGACCAGTGGCCGTGCATTCTAGCTATATATCTATTTCCAATCgagatgaatatcattatatTTGACTTAAAATAAAAATCAGGCCTCATTTGTATAAGTCATATAGAAATTGTCGTTAATTCATGTAATATGGGAATATATAAATAATGGTAAGTATTATTCAAATCAGTTACTGAAAATAAGACTTAGTGTAATTAGGAGTTTTCGTTTGTTGAACTGTCTATGTAGCTTAAGATATGTTGTTTATCTACTTCTTTTCCAGGCCAAGGGGCCAGTACGGGGCAGACACCTTGTATGATCCCCACTGTAATGGCCGAGTGCCCTCTATCGGACAGGAACTGTACTTCAGCAGGTTAAAACTATGTTGATTGATTCATATACTATACGTCACGCCATAGGCAACAATCAAAATATCTACTCAATGATAAAACACCAGAGCAGCATTTGGTCCTCAAACTGCAGTTTTATTGCCACcatactaaatatcaatacATATGATAAGTTTATAAAAAAACGTTAGTAAATAGTTCTGTCCAGATAGTGccattttgtcatgtttctcaCAATATCCTTCCATATGTCAGCTTCTTCGCGGGTTCTTTTCTAGGTCTTATAGACCGCATCGGAACGTATAGACAATACACATTGATGACAACAATTCACGTTCAAATGAAGCCATTCATATTCTGCTAGTCCTTTACGCTATAAAGTGTTAGATAATCATGTTGTTTTAAACCTAAACTTCCCATACTAATCAACTTTGATGGTAAAAGTATAGATGTAATGCATGAATAGTGGAAGCTTTGTTAATGAGATATCGTCCAGCCAAAACTAGTGAAAGCAAGTCAAAGCAAGTGAAATTCTGTTCCAAGGAGGTCTCCGTTAGTAACATGTTATAAGCTAGTATAAAGTGctcttgattgattgatattctACAAGATAGGTTGAGCGTTCTGAATCACCAAGTATATATCTTATCTTTTACTGATTTTGGACTACTTAAAATGAAGAGCTAATCTAACTTTTGCTACCCCAAAGCATGTCACCCTTATTAGAAAAGTGTGCCAAGTTTGTATACATTTTCCCACCTCGTAGCAGTGTAGCTATTTGTCATATGATCATTTAAAGGAATCTTGATTCTTCAGAATaagcaaaaaaataataatataaCACTTGTCAATGTAAGTACTATGTAGGAAGTGAAGAGTGTGTCCAGCTATATTTAGAGTATAAAATGGTATTTACGTGATATCCAATCATTGTCTCTTCTGACAATGTCTTAacatgagttttttttttcatttgctgtAAAGTCTTGGTGAAGTACTGTAGATTTCTGAGATAAACGTTTTGTTTGCAACCTTTCTATCACACATTTCAAAAATTGCTCTTTCCtctgggcaaatattactgttTCCCTTCCTACAACGTACTACTACGAAGCAGTTTTTAGTATATAGGACCATTTTCTCCCTCAACCCACCAtaagtttttttgtctttttttggtaCCAACAACAGGTCACGACCTCTCTCTATCCTTTTATCATCCCTCGATCTCGTCCTGTCTTATGGGAGTGCTGTGTGTTATGTTAAACACCTTAGAATGCGCTTACCAAAGTTTGTGTCACTCTGACCATTTAGTTTAGAAGGGGAAATGGTCACGTCAATgttgttattaccttcgtcgacgaaatggtttcgtcgacaaggttattcgatggtgcttgtctgtgtgtctgttagtgaacaaaataagtcgagaacgcctggatggtttgttgtcgtagttggtgtgtcggtgtgtatgtgggaaatctcaagatgattagattttgggcgaagtgttttgcataattgacgagaaaagtgtaaaaatgtgttacattgtatgctgaagtatgtgtacgtgctggctgtgttattccaaggcgtcatgcatagggcaagggtcctgaggggtcatattggaggcaggaaacgtcagttacacaaattggctgtcagccagctgttggcattggtaaggtagtctccaagcagacgtatgggttggctatagcaggggcaggttttgcttcagactttgaaagggaattactcaagaagggcttggtggatggtcataaatttttgtaagtacatagcttgagtgctgatgtacatgattagatacttattatgcaaatcagtatctaatttgcatgattaatgaggaaagtttatacatccatcaatttccatgataggactctcaaacatgtgacatatgtaactaaggaagagagaaatattaatagatatcagctttgcaaatgagaacctcattgacataattaatgagaaaaactataactcgagatggtcttgatggatggtcatgatttttggtatgtagatagcttacgtgatgctttgtatgattggatgataattatgcaaatcaaattctaactcacatgattaatgaggcaattttaaaaatctgctgtgttccatgatatgactattcaaatatgtgacatttgtaactaaggaagagaggaatgttgatagataggaaatatgcaaatgttggcctaattagcataatcaatgagaaactactataattccatactagtaaatgacggcaatttcatacttgtggcattaggaagttgtgtgaatgtgaacaccttggaatcaaattatgctaataaggagggagcttatttgcataattgatgataaatgttagcataaccttctttgttaagctcatagtcataacaaggaggtttggacaacttatgttatttgggtgaagagggtcaactggtatgattgatgattgatgaaaaacactcctaatacgtcagtcataaaggtcaaaatcatttgacgaaggtatgaggtcgtagaactcttgtttgagACTGTTGTAATGTTGACCAAGACTTTAATAACCCTTCTGTACATGTTCATTTTTATATGCATTTTATGGTCTAGATACCAGTCCTGTAGTATCTTGATACTACAGTACTGGTATCGTTGAAGGGCGTTGTGTTTTCTTTACCATTGCATCAAAGGACTCACGCGATAAGACCTGTAACTTCCGTAGATGACATCTCTAGTCCAAGACCTCAAACACTTACACGAATCTAAACAAACGTTTCcttttgtttaaaaaagaacGTCCCTTTCATCCTCACTGCTGTCAACACAGCTAACTAATCTATATGATATGCTTGAAAACATAcactgtatgtattgtattatcGTACCCCTGCAGTAGAGGTACTTAAGTATGCAGGAAAATAGCTGTCACCAGATGAACAGATCCCAGTTTAGAAAAGCAGAAATAAATACCATCATACTTTATAAGAGGAGGAGGGAGGAAGAGGACAATATCTGCAAGATTTGACAAATTAAAGTGATGAATTTAAAATGAGTTGCAAATACCGTTCGGAATTCTGTGCAAGAAGTACGCACAGACTAGTACTAGTAAAGAGTAAGGTAAACATGTGAAAAGTAAGGCACACCGAGTGGGTTTTCATTGGTCAGGTTCATCAGTTTGTAGAACTGATCTTCTTAACTCCAGCCTGCAATATAGAGTACAAACAACCATTAATAGTCAGACCATACTGCATAAGTGAGTATCACACAAAAAGATACTTTGTACAGACAAATTGAAAAAACACAATCTCCGGATCTTACTCACCAGTAAGTTACTCCTCAAAGTGGTCCATCCAATCCTCCATGGTTTCGTCCAGGAACTCACGTGCTGGAAAAAtaataatatatgtatatgatctGCTTTTACTTTCGATACTCTTACCCATCTCTGTAAGCAAGGGTAGCTTTGAAATAACTGTATGAACTATGAATTACTATTATTTTAAACTCGTTTCTTCTGCAATCTCTATTATCTGTGCTTGACAGCAAAAACGCTGGGAGTCTGTATTTCAAGGGGACCTGATATTTTTATACCCAATCCTTTTTGTAGATAAACGATATTTACCGgtttcctccttctcctcctgtttCGGACAGTCCCACAATCCGTCTTGGTTCTTGATGGGTTGTTGTTTTCCATCCGTCCCACAGTCCACCTTGTAGCAAATCTCTTCACCAATGTCACACATGCAGTTGTGTTCATCCTCATCCGGTGATACCCAGCTCTCTCCCTCCTGTGTGGACACATCAATACGTTTGTGTATACACTACCATACATACTTACATAGACATACAGTACATTAAAAACTCCTATAATCGACAGAACAACGGCAAAGACTTTGGCCTAGGAGTTGGCAACGGTGAGTCGCAAGGGTTTGTATGGTTATGACAACATTGCACAGACATGGATTTAaatcaaaaacaagaaaacaaaacaacaaactgaTTTTTGATGTTTACTCTCCAATGGATGTGCTTCTTTTAACTTTACTTACTGCCTTACAGTAGTGTACACACTAACCTTATGTGTTCCACAGCCGGTACCACGTAGTTCAGGTGTCCTCTTACTGTATATGTTACCTGTAAAAAATTATAATGGCAATGTCTGTAAGTCTCTCTTTCTATACATCTATCTCACTCTCATcactctctctgtctctatTTCTCACATCTAGTCGACTTTAAAAGAGTGATAATGTTTGGAACAAAAGGTAAAGGTTTTATTTTACATACGTACCTGCATAGACTTCGAGTTCACAGACTGTCAGGATACGGCTGTTGCCAGGCAGGCGGATCCCCACGTATCGTCCTCTCAGTCCGTTGCAGTTGATGGCATCCATGTTCTTTTCGTGACTAAGGGGGATAGAATGATGGCCGCCACAGCGTGGGTTATGGTCTACATGTTCATCGTTTCCGATGTGGATGGTATAGGGGTTGATTCGCTCTCTGCAACAGTCCCCGCGATTGACGATGACCACCCACTGGACTGTTGTAGGCTTGCCGAGGTCGACTTGCAACCAAGGGTTGGACTGTGCCGGAGTGGCAGTGCAGCACCGGTTATCCCAGTGCCTGGCCCTGCAACCATCAGTCGCTCGGGAGGCATACCCGCCGTGACCGACAGCCGACTGGACAGTTGGTTTTCCCAGCGCTAAGTTTGGAGCTTCACGAGAATGAAAGAAGACTGTTATTAATAGCAAACTGTATCGTCTCCatcctcgttttggtgcataaccccgagctgaccccgggaaattaaaaatggccgccgtattttacatcacaagctatctgccacaaaaaatcaagaccatagcacatccaggtcaagagatacaaaaatggaatttctgcggcagtaccaaggtcacataccagggggcccaaaatcgaccttgaattacggcttcacaacacccgcccacataccaaatattatcgtgatccatcaagaggttcttgagttatgctgacttcagtagttcggaaacacaaacaaacaaagagacaaacaaacaaacaaagagacaaacagacacacagacacacagacatacccaaaactatatctctatttttcatggagatagtaATGTTTGTCTAGTCTCACCTGCATAAACCTCGACTTCGCACAGCGATATGATTCGATGCTTCCCCGGCAGTCTGATGAACACGTACCGGCCCCTCAACCCGCCGCAGTGGACAACTTTCTCGTTAACACTCGGTGGGTAGTAGTGGTGCCCACCACACATGCGGTTCCTAGTCGCGATCGTGTGCGGGTGAGTGCTGGTCCCAACGAGGACATCGAAGGGTGTGAGCCAATCTGTGCAGCAGTCTTGACGCCCGATAACGGAAACGTGGTCGACTGTGACCGACTTTCCCAAGTCGACATACCACCATGGGTCGTCTTCTGCCTCTGTATGTATGCAGGAAGCGGAATTCCAGTGCGTTCTTCTGTTTCCGTCGACAGCTCGCCCGGCGGTTCCGCCATGGCCAACACTAGACTGAAACGCCGCTCTTCCAAGTGCAATGTTTAGGTTAGTAGGCAAAGCGTAACCTGAAAGAAACGTTTTGATGTTACGTACAAAGGAATGATAATGTACCTATATATAACTGATGAATTATATGAACTGAACTGATGAATTGAACTCTCTGTGACTGAACTgatgaattatatatatatatatatatatatatataattcatcAGTTCAGTCACAGAGaatgagagagaaagaaagtgagagagagacaaagagagagagagacagacagagagagagagagagagagagagagagagagagagacagagacagagacagagagagaaagagacagaaacagagacagagagacgcGCACATACATACCCGGTCTTCCTTGTCCCGGTCTGTTTTGGCCTGAAAATAAGGTCAGTGAAAACGGTTAACTTTCGATCGTACGTACCAACGTACTGAATCATCAGTTCACTTTATTCCTAGGATATGATAAGCTATAGCTGCTATcaaaaagaaatgtatgtaGTTGAGGCTCTTAACAACTTTaagagagacagggagagacGCACGTACATACCCGGTCTTCCCGGTCTGTTTGGGCCTGAAAATAAGTATAGTAAAAACGGTTCAATTTCAATAGTCCGTACCAAGGCCAATATATGCAAGCCAGGAATACACTTTAATGAATAAATGCAAAATGATTGATGCATGTCCTTCTGTTTCTTTTTGTGCCCGCATTGGTCCTCGGCCTGGTATGGTTGAAATAGAGCAAAACTGATATGAATAAAattcatatgtatatatttgcatggtagTTACTGAGTCAAATGATTCTATACTGTatttatgcattgtattgtatcgcattaactatgtatgtattataATAGTGTAATGATCttactaaactacgcacaaaaagttcggaaacttaactttggttgatcatatctccgttgttttttcaCCAATTTTGATGCctcatatatcattataaagcttgtgtgattcccttttctatgataacaaacttattgtgattgaaaacccacggaacaagtaccaggactaataacatgagtgggtcacagagaaaaagtgcccaaaattccctatTGGTGTCATACggg is a window of Branchiostoma lanceolatum isolate klBraLanc5 chromosome 8, klBraLanc5.hap2, whole genome shotgun sequence DNA encoding:
- the LOC136439894 gene encoding uncharacterized protein translates to MKQTHWTRLKLKMTSHFALVLALTFLTVAVFPATGEWQDQQGNDEDSSSDIDQAEHLLRELEDLVEEEVLAEDNNVGDDDMVLLPPEKRHGQHDINIVINHGPNRPGRPGQNRPGQGRPGYALPTNLNIALGRAAFQSSVGHGGTAGRAVDGNRRTHWNSASCIHTEAEDDPWWYVDLGKSVTVDHVSVIGRQDCCTDWLTPFDVLVGTSTHPHTIATRNRMCGGHHYYPPSVNEKVVHCGGLRGRYVFIRLPGKHRIISLCEVEVYAAPNLALGKPTVQSAVGHGGYASRATDGCRARHWDNRCCTATPAQSNPWLQVDLGKPTTVQWVVIVNRGDCCRERINPYTIHIGNDEHVDHNPRCGGHHSIPLSHEKNMDAINCNGLRGRYVGIRLPGNSRILTVCELEVYAGNIYSKRTPELRGTGCGTHKEGESWVSPDEDEHNCMCDIGEEICYKVDCGTDGKQQPIKNQDGLWDCPKQEEKEETAREFLDETMEDWMDHFEE